A genomic window from Mesorhizobium sp. 131-2-1 includes:
- a CDS encoding ATP-grasp domain-containing protein, protein MARRALIMLEGGSNGRLYVQAAQRLGLHPINLSADPAHYDYLAVEGVEAIRVDTDNLDVLIGECSRLSATYDIAGITGFTTADESVHVTAGTLCRYFDLPGPNPASIERCCDKFTQRQLLAEAGVAVPAYRLAANATDVESSAAAIGLPVILKPAAGCGSRGVRLCRTGDELAEHTAYLLSGKHIWRSRPTILVEEFAQGPHYTAQIMGNEVIGIATSDFGPPPNFVYRQFTFPAELPDDEHERIADVSLKSLRALGLGWGPTNIEFRWTKLGPVVIEVNPRLAGAVDSQLVQLAYGVDLVTEHIKLFIGDESNLRKRHSHTAATRMLDTDRDGILDWIDGVGRAAAISGVVEVKLYVKPKTPIVRKGDYRDGIGHVIAVSPSLAETEFALQRAVELISWSITPFPNRGD, encoded by the coding sequence ATGGCAAGAAGAGCTCTCATCATGCTTGAAGGCGGAAGTAATGGTCGCCTATACGTCCAAGCGGCCCAGCGTCTTGGTCTTCATCCGATTAACCTATCCGCCGATCCCGCCCATTACGACTACCTTGCGGTGGAAGGGGTTGAGGCAATCCGTGTCGATACAGACAATCTCGATGTACTGATCGGCGAATGTTCCCGGCTGAGCGCGACCTATGACATTGCTGGCATTACTGGCTTTACAACCGCCGACGAGTCGGTCCACGTGACAGCCGGCACGCTCTGCCGGTATTTCGATCTACCAGGACCGAACCCCGCATCGATTGAACGATGCTGCGACAAATTCACTCAACGTCAGCTCCTCGCGGAGGCCGGCGTTGCAGTACCTGCATATCGCTTGGCAGCGAATGCGACGGACGTAGAAAGCTCTGCTGCGGCGATCGGCCTGCCGGTGATTCTTAAGCCAGCCGCAGGCTGCGGCAGCCGCGGTGTCCGATTGTGCCGCACTGGCGACGAGTTAGCCGAACATACCGCGTATCTGTTGAGCGGGAAGCACATATGGCGGTCTCGGCCGACGATACTGGTCGAAGAATTTGCACAAGGTCCCCATTATACTGCTCAGATAATGGGAAATGAGGTCATTGGAATTGCTACCTCTGACTTCGGCCCCCCCCCCAATTTCGTCTATCGTCAGTTCACCTTTCCGGCCGAGCTGCCTGATGACGAGCATGAGCGCATCGCCGATGTTTCGCTGAAGTCTTTGCGAGCTCTTGGCCTTGGCTGGGGTCCAACGAACATTGAATTCCGGTGGACTAAGCTTGGCCCAGTGGTCATTGAAGTTAATCCGCGCCTTGCGGGCGCGGTTGATTCTCAACTGGTTCAGCTGGCTTACGGTGTCGATCTCGTCACCGAGCACATCAAGCTCTTCATTGGCGACGAATCGAATTTGCGCAAAAGACACTCGCATACTGCGGCCACGCGGATGCTGGATACTGATCGCGATGGCATCCTCGATTGGATTGATGGCGTCGGTCGGGCGGCTGCCATATCAGGCGTCGTCGAGGTCAAACTGTATGTTAAACCGAAGACGCCGATCGTCAGGAAAGGCGATTACCGAGACGGTATCGGACATGTCATCGCCGTTTCCCCCAGCCTTGCTGAGACGGAGTTCGCACTTCAGCGGGCCGTCGAATTGATCAGTTGGTCAATCACGCCATTTCCGAACCGTGGCGATTAG